From one Malus sylvestris chromosome 1, drMalSylv7.2, whole genome shotgun sequence genomic stretch:
- the LOC126621904 gene encoding myb-related protein 308-like: MGRAPCCSKVGLNRGPWSNREDTLLTQYIEAHGEGQWRSLPEKAGLLRCGKSCRLRWMNYLKPDIKRGNITSDEDDLIIRLHSLLGNRWSLIAGRLPGRTDNEIKNYWNTHLSKRLICEGTDPNTHKKLSEPIAKENKRRENQSCKNRNNKKEMVKTMMKSKTKTGQHVEPQKPKVHLPKPTRITSFLSLPRNDSFTSSTTVTTASSIQDLNGGGGGAFGVNPWCNNGVVLCVGDPDQDPINSSADGGDDHSLENLYEEYLQALLTDHHHDHQNQLELDSFAESLLI, from the exons ATGGGAAGGGCTCCTTGTTGTTCTAAGGTTGGTTTGAATAGAGGTCCATGGAGTAACAGAGAAGACACATTACTCACCCAGTATATTGAAGCTCATGGTGAAGGCCAATGGAGATCCTTGCCAGAAAAAGCTG GCCTCCTCAGGTGTGGAAAGAGTTGCAGGctaaggtggatgaactatctAAAACCAGACATAAAGAGAGGCAACATAACCTCCGATGAAGATGACCTAATTATCAGACTACATTCATTACTTGGCAACCGTTGGTCTCTCATTGCCGGTAGGCTTCCAGGTCGAACTGACAACGAGATCAAGAACTACTGGAACACCCATCTTAGCAAAAGACTCATATGTGAAGGAACCGACCCAAACACCCACAAAAAATTATCTGAGCCGATagccaaagaaaataaaaggagagaGAACCAAAGTTGCAAGAACAGAAACAATAAGAAGGAAATGGTGAAGACGATGATGAAAAGCAAGACGAAAACAGGTCAACATGTGGAGCCACAAAAGCCTAAAGTTCATCTCCCAAAACCCACTAGGATTACTTCCTTTTTGTCCCTACCAAGAAATGACAGTTTTACTAGCAGCACTACAGTTACTACTGCGTCTTCAATCCAAGATTTaaacggaggaggaggaggagcttTCGGTGTTAATCCATGGTGTAATAATGGGGTTGTGCTTTGTGTTGGTGATCCAGATCAAGATCCTATTAATTCTTCAGCTGATGGCGGCGATGATCACTCACTTGAAAATCTTTATGAAGAATATCTACAAGCGCTTCTCACAGACCATCATCACGATCATCAAAATCAACTTGAATTAGACTCATTTGCCGAGTCACTGTTAATCTGA